A single Gasterosteus aculeatus chromosome 2, fGasAcu3.hap1.1, whole genome shotgun sequence DNA region contains:
- the avpr2ab gene encoding vasopressin V2 receptor isoform X3, translating into MALLGNGLVLVVLLRRRQHHNPLHQFMLNLCVADLVVALFQVLPQLVWDAKGLFPGPDFLCRLVKYLQVLGMFSSSYMIVAMTMDRHYAICCPLLAHRSVATQRWNSFILLAWGLSLLLSLPQVFIFSRSEIAPGVFDCWGNFTESWGLKAYVTWMTLAVFILPAFAITVCQVRIFKEIRNNVYLSERRLSPAPLSPARRDSQRGGGGGGSGGSSSLSVCVSPPALNRSSSDTSFDPEPTGLTLPMGPLHREIHGAPSAAFGPPPRGPAAGGRGVSAAMSKTVKMTLVIVLVYSLCWAPFFSVQLWAAWDPNPPQNGAVFTLLMLLASLNSCTNPWIYSAFSSSVSLELRLLLLCRTNSKRRSSLPSDSTTTHTSNY; encoded by the exons ATGGCGCTGCTTGGCAACGGACTGGTGCTGGTAGTGTTGCTAAGGCGGAGACAACACCACAACCCGCTGCACCAGTTCATGCTCAACCTCTGTGTGGCCGACCTGGTGGTGGCTCTTTTTCAG GTGTTGCCGCAGCTCGTGTGGGATGCTAAAGGTCTGTTTCCTGGGCCGGACTTCCTGTGTCGCCTGGTGAAATACCTGCAGGTTCTCGGAATGTTCAGCTCCTCCTACATGATCGTAGCCATGACGATGGACCGACATTACGCcatctgctgccccctgctggcgcACCGCAGTGTGGCCACTCAACGCTGGAACAGCTTCATTCTGCTGGCCTGGGGCCTGTCGCTGCTGCTCAGCCTGCCACAG GTTTTCATCTTCTCCCGTTCAGAAATTGCCCCAGGGGTCTTCGATTGTTGGGGCAACTTCACCGAGTCCTGGGGCCTCAAAGCATACGTGACCTGGATGACCCTGGCCGTCTTCATCCTCCCTGCCTTCGCCATCACGGTCTGCCAG GTGCGAATCTTCAAGGAGATCCGCAACAATGTATACCTGTCGGAGCGCCGCCTGTCCCCCGCCCCGCTGTCTCCGGCGAGACGGGatagccagagaggaggaggaggaggaggcagcggaGGAAGCTCCAGTCTCTCCGTGTGTGTTTCACCACCCGCGCTCAACCGCTCCAGCAGCGACACCAGCTTCGACCCTGAACCCACCGGTCTGACCCTGCCCATGGGTCCTCTCCATCGTGAGATTCACGGGGCGCCCTCCGCGGCCTTCGGCCCCCCGCCCAGGGGCCCCGCTGCCGGCGGTAGAGGGGTATCAGCGGCCATGTCGAAGACGGTGAAGATGACGCTGGTCATAGTGCTCGTCTACTCGCTGTGTTGGGCCCCTTTCTTCAGCGTCCAGCTGTGGGCCGCTTGGGACCCCAACCCGCCTCAGAATG gTGCAGTGTTCaccctgctgatgctgctggccAGTCTGAACTCCTGCACCAACCCCTGGATCTACTCCGCCTtctccagcagcgtctctctggagctccgcctgctgctgctctgtcgCACCAACTCAAAGCGGCGGTCCTCGTTAC
- the avpr2ab gene encoding vasopressin V2 receptor isoform X1 translates to MTNISVSTVTDSYPSIGWSAAPVTPAVRNVTDWERDALLAVAEVVVLTVILVMALLGNGLVLVVLLRRRQHHNPLHQFMLNLCVADLVVALFQVLPQLVWDAKGLFPGPDFLCRLVKYLQVLGMFSSSYMIVAMTMDRHYAICCPLLAHRSVATQRWNSFILLAWGLSLLLSLPQVFIFSRSEIAPGVFDCWGNFTESWGLKAYVTWMTLAVFILPAFAITVCQVRIFKEIRNNVYLSERRLSPAPLSPARRDSQRGGGGGGSGGSSSLSVCVSPPALNRSSSDTSFDPEPTGLTLPMGPLHREIHGAPSAAFGPPPRGPAAGGRGVSAAMSKTVKMTLVIVLVYSLCWAPFFSVQLWAAWDPNPPQNGAVFTLLMLLASLNSCTNPWIYSAFSSSVSLELRLLLLCRTNSKRRSSLPSDSTTTHTSNY, encoded by the exons atGA CCAACATATCGGTCTCCACGGTAACAGACTCATACCCGTCCATCGGCTGGTCGGCGGCTCCTGTGACCCCAGCGGTGAGGAACGTCACAGACTGGGAGCGTGATGCCCTCCTGGCAGTGGCAGAGGTCGTGGTGCTGACAGTCATCTTGGTGATGGCGCTGCTTGGCAACGGACTGGTGCTGGTAGTGTTGCTAAGGCGGAGACAACACCACAACCCGCTGCACCAGTTCATGCTCAACCTCTGTGTGGCCGACCTGGTGGTGGCTCTTTTTCAG GTGTTGCCGCAGCTCGTGTGGGATGCTAAAGGTCTGTTTCCTGGGCCGGACTTCCTGTGTCGCCTGGTGAAATACCTGCAGGTTCTCGGAATGTTCAGCTCCTCCTACATGATCGTAGCCATGACGATGGACCGACATTACGCcatctgctgccccctgctggcgcACCGCAGTGTGGCCACTCAACGCTGGAACAGCTTCATTCTGCTGGCCTGGGGCCTGTCGCTGCTGCTCAGCCTGCCACAG GTTTTCATCTTCTCCCGTTCAGAAATTGCCCCAGGGGTCTTCGATTGTTGGGGCAACTTCACCGAGTCCTGGGGCCTCAAAGCATACGTGACCTGGATGACCCTGGCCGTCTTCATCCTCCCTGCCTTCGCCATCACGGTCTGCCAG GTGCGAATCTTCAAGGAGATCCGCAACAATGTATACCTGTCGGAGCGCCGCCTGTCCCCCGCCCCGCTGTCTCCGGCGAGACGGGatagccagagaggaggaggaggaggaggcagcggaGGAAGCTCCAGTCTCTCCGTGTGTGTTTCACCACCCGCGCTCAACCGCTCCAGCAGCGACACCAGCTTCGACCCTGAACCCACCGGTCTGACCCTGCCCATGGGTCCTCTCCATCGTGAGATTCACGGGGCGCCCTCCGCGGCCTTCGGCCCCCCGCCCAGGGGCCCCGCTGCCGGCGGTAGAGGGGTATCAGCGGCCATGTCGAAGACGGTGAAGATGACGCTGGTCATAGTGCTCGTCTACTCGCTGTGTTGGGCCCCTTTCTTCAGCGTCCAGCTGTGGGCCGCTTGGGACCCCAACCCGCCTCAGAATG gTGCAGTGTTCaccctgctgatgctgctggccAGTCTGAACTCCTGCACCAACCCCTGGATCTACTCCGCCTtctccagcagcgtctctctggagctccgcctgctgctgctctgtcgCACCAACTCAAAGCGGCGGTCCTCGTTAC
- the avpr2ab gene encoding vasopressin V2 receptor isoform X2, whose protein sequence is MNSYPSIGWSAAPVTPAVRNVTDWERDALLAVAEVVVLTVILVMALLGNGLVLVVLLRRRQHHNPLHQFMLNLCVADLVVALFQVLPQLVWDAKGLFPGPDFLCRLVKYLQVLGMFSSSYMIVAMTMDRHYAICCPLLAHRSVATQRWNSFILLAWGLSLLLSLPQVFIFSRSEIAPGVFDCWGNFTESWGLKAYVTWMTLAVFILPAFAITVCQVRIFKEIRNNVYLSERRLSPAPLSPARRDSQRGGGGGGSGGSSSLSVCVSPPALNRSSSDTSFDPEPTGLTLPMGPLHREIHGAPSAAFGPPPRGPAAGGRGVSAAMSKTVKMTLVIVLVYSLCWAPFFSVQLWAAWDPNPPQNGAVFTLLMLLASLNSCTNPWIYSAFSSSVSLELRLLLLCRTNSKRRSSLPSDSTTTHTSNY, encoded by the exons atGA ACTCATACCCGTCCATCGGCTGGTCGGCGGCTCCTGTGACCCCAGCGGTGAGGAACGTCACAGACTGGGAGCGTGATGCCCTCCTGGCAGTGGCAGAGGTCGTGGTGCTGACAGTCATCTTGGTGATGGCGCTGCTTGGCAACGGACTGGTGCTGGTAGTGTTGCTAAGGCGGAGACAACACCACAACCCGCTGCACCAGTTCATGCTCAACCTCTGTGTGGCCGACCTGGTGGTGGCTCTTTTTCAG GTGTTGCCGCAGCTCGTGTGGGATGCTAAAGGTCTGTTTCCTGGGCCGGACTTCCTGTGTCGCCTGGTGAAATACCTGCAGGTTCTCGGAATGTTCAGCTCCTCCTACATGATCGTAGCCATGACGATGGACCGACATTACGCcatctgctgccccctgctggcgcACCGCAGTGTGGCCACTCAACGCTGGAACAGCTTCATTCTGCTGGCCTGGGGCCTGTCGCTGCTGCTCAGCCTGCCACAG GTTTTCATCTTCTCCCGTTCAGAAATTGCCCCAGGGGTCTTCGATTGTTGGGGCAACTTCACCGAGTCCTGGGGCCTCAAAGCATACGTGACCTGGATGACCCTGGCCGTCTTCATCCTCCCTGCCTTCGCCATCACGGTCTGCCAG GTGCGAATCTTCAAGGAGATCCGCAACAATGTATACCTGTCGGAGCGCCGCCTGTCCCCCGCCCCGCTGTCTCCGGCGAGACGGGatagccagagaggaggaggaggaggaggcagcggaGGAAGCTCCAGTCTCTCCGTGTGTGTTTCACCACCCGCGCTCAACCGCTCCAGCAGCGACACCAGCTTCGACCCTGAACCCACCGGTCTGACCCTGCCCATGGGTCCTCTCCATCGTGAGATTCACGGGGCGCCCTCCGCGGCCTTCGGCCCCCCGCCCAGGGGCCCCGCTGCCGGCGGTAGAGGGGTATCAGCGGCCATGTCGAAGACGGTGAAGATGACGCTGGTCATAGTGCTCGTCTACTCGCTGTGTTGGGCCCCTTTCTTCAGCGTCCAGCTGTGGGCCGCTTGGGACCCCAACCCGCCTCAGAATG gTGCAGTGTTCaccctgctgatgctgctggccAGTCTGAACTCCTGCACCAACCCCTGGATCTACTCCGCCTtctccagcagcgtctctctggagctccgcctgctgctgctctgtcgCACCAACTCAAAGCGGCGGTCCTCGTTAC